The nucleotide window GTCGTTCCAGCGGTTGCCGATTGTGCGTCGCAGTCATCGTCTGCCTTCCGGTCGAACATCACATCTTGGCCGGTGCATATCGCCAGGATACAGGCAAGCTAGTTTATCTAGCCAGTGTCGGGGGCAAGTCATGTTCAGGTCTGGGGTGACTGCGACCACGGCGGTCGGACTGCTGCCGGTTGTGAGGACCTGTTGACACGGACTCGAAAATCGCCAGGATGGTCGATCATGAGCACCGAACTGGATCTGAAGCGCCGTAGCTTTGTCCTGAGCGCGGCTGTGGTGGCTGCGGCGGCAGTGGCCGGGTCTGTCGGTGTCGATCCGAAGTCTCGTTGGTACCGATCACTGCGCAAGCCAGACTGGCAGCCGCCCGCGCAGGCGTTCGGGTTGGTTTGGACGCCGCTATACGCCGCGATCGCTTGGTCCGGCGGACGAACGCTCAGTCGGATCAGCCCCGCTGAGCGCAGCGGTTACGTAGGCACGTTTGCTGTCAACCTTGTCCTGAACGCGGGCTGGAACTGGTTGTTCTTCAGAGCCCGCAGTCCGCTGGCCGGGCTGGTCGGCATCGCGGCGCTGAATGTCAGCAATGCTCAATTGATCAAGAAGACCACAGCAACCGATCGGGCCGCTGCAGCCGCCTTGTTGCCGTACGCCGCCTGGTGCGGCTTCGCCACAGCGCTGAACGCGTCGATCTGGAGACTCAATCGGCACGAGTGATCTTGCCCGCAAGTGGCGGATCGCGTCGGAGCGAAGATGGTCGGGTGTCCAGTCTCGATGAACAGATCGCCAAGGCGGCCAACATCCTCCGCAACGGCGGGCTGGTCGCGCTGCCGACCGAAACCGTCTACGGGTTGGGCGCAAACGCCGAGGATCCGGTCGCGGTCAGGAGGGTGTTCGAGGTCAAGCGACGACCGCCCACCCATCCGCTGATCATCCACCTCGGCAACCCCGACCAGCTTTCCGGCTGGGCCGATCGCATACCGGGCGCCGCGCACGTCTTGGCCGAATCGTTCTGGGCTGGTCCGCTGACCCTCGTTCTGCGGCGTAGCGTCCGGGTGCCGGATGAGACGATCGGTGGCGGCCCCACCGTCGCACTCCGAGTCCCCGACCATCCCGTCACGCTCGCGGTCTTGAACGACTTCGGCGGCGG belongs to Microlunatus elymi and includes:
- a CDS encoding TspO/MBR family protein, with amino-acid sequence MSTELDLKRRSFVLSAAVVAAAAVAGSVGVDPKSRWYRSLRKPDWQPPAQAFGLVWTPLYAAIAWSGGRTLSRISPAERSGYVGTFAVNLVLNAGWNWLFFRARSPLAGLVGIAALNVSNAQLIKKTTATDRAAAAALLPYAAWCGFATALNASIWRLNRHE